The Gemmata palustris genome includes a region encoding these proteins:
- a CDS encoding alpha/beta hydrolase — MNRARALVVGGFLALAVSGCATAIENSIVFQPRKYPTGDWAPTPGIEDVWIESSDGVRLNGWLARAERPQAVVLYTHGNGGNITTRREVLRLFRDQLGASVMVFDYRGYGKSGGAPTETGVLDDARAARRYLAAACGVRESDVVLVGHSLGGGVAVDLAAADGARGLILEGTFTSLPDVAASHVPLLPVRAVMQSKLNSVDKIRNYRGPLFQVHGDADRIVPYSLGQKLFAAANEPKQFMTIPGGGHSDPPTPEYVAALKQFLATLP; from the coding sequence ATGAACCGAGCTCGCGCCCTCGTTGTTGGCGGTTTTTTGGCGCTCGCGGTAAGCGGGTGCGCAACCGCCATCGAAAATTCGATCGTGTTCCAACCGCGAAAGTACCCCACGGGCGATTGGGCGCCGACGCCCGGCATTGAGGACGTGTGGATCGAGTCGTCGGACGGGGTTCGCCTGAACGGGTGGCTCGCGCGCGCCGAGCGCCCGCAAGCGGTCGTGCTGTACACGCACGGGAACGGCGGAAACATCACGACCCGGCGCGAGGTGCTGCGGCTCTTCCGCGACCAGCTCGGCGCTTCGGTCATGGTCTTTGATTACCGCGGGTACGGTAAGAGCGGCGGCGCCCCGACCGAAACCGGGGTACTCGACGACGCCCGCGCCGCCCGGCGGTATTTGGCCGCGGCGTGTGGCGTTCGCGAGAGCGATGTGGTGCTGGTGGGGCACTCGCTCGGGGGCGGAGTAGCGGTGGATCTCGCCGCAGCAGACGGCGCACGCGGGCTGATTCTGGAGGGCACCTTCACCTCTCTGCCGGACGTGGCCGCGAGTCACGTCCCGCTGCTGCCGGTGCGCGCGGTGATGCAGTCCAAGCTCAACTCAGTGGACAAGATCCGGAACTATCGCGGTCCGCTCTTCCAGGTTCACGGGGACGCCGATCGCATCGTTCCGTATTCGCTGGGCCAGAAACTCTTCGCTGCTGCAAACGAACCAAAGCAGTTCATGACGATCCCGGGCGGCGGGCACTCTGACCCACCGACCCCGGAGTACGTTGCGGCCTTGAAGCAATTCCTCGCGACACTTCCGTAA
- a CDS encoding peptidase, whose product MNRREFIATAAVASTGPILLGTTKKAEEKKPVIGVEGHKYECVHNWGELPGEFEWQTTHNVALDGAGNVYITHQGLKNKKGMDTVFVFDPKGKYIRSFGKDWHEGGHGVEIRKEGSEEFIYFSNTWTGTKKLVKTNLKGETVWEKGRPECPEYAPRPDAKDATKTVTPAYNPTNICWLPDGGFNVGDGYGSNYMLNYDKDGKLVKVFGGSGNGKGKLQTPHGQWVDDRVKDKPVLVVCDRANARLSRFQLDGTPIDATESGKVVLFPAHAKTRGDVLLVPDLHARVSLFDKENKPIVHLGDDAEWRKKVLDGFKVRSQPKEWLPGKFVHPHDAAFDKDGNIFVVEWVSTGRITLLKKVG is encoded by the coding sequence ATGAATCGCCGCGAATTCATCGCTACCGCTGCCGTCGCATCCACCGGACCGATCTTGCTCGGCACGACCAAGAAGGCCGAAGAGAAGAAGCCGGTCATCGGCGTCGAGGGCCACAAGTACGAGTGCGTTCACAACTGGGGCGAACTGCCCGGCGAGTTCGAGTGGCAGACGACGCACAACGTCGCGCTCGACGGCGCAGGCAACGTGTACATCACGCACCAGGGGCTGAAAAACAAAAAGGGCATGGACACGGTGTTCGTGTTCGACCCGAAGGGCAAGTACATCCGCTCGTTCGGCAAAGACTGGCACGAGGGCGGCCACGGTGTCGAGATCCGCAAGGAGGGGAGCGAGGAGTTCATCTACTTCTCGAACACCTGGACCGGAACCAAGAAACTCGTGAAGACCAACCTGAAGGGCGAAACGGTGTGGGAGAAGGGGCGCCCGGAGTGCCCGGAATACGCCCCGCGCCCCGACGCGAAGGACGCGACCAAAACCGTCACCCCCGCGTACAACCCGACCAACATCTGCTGGCTGCCGGACGGCGGGTTCAACGTCGGCGACGGGTACGGCTCCAACTACATGCTCAACTACGACAAGGACGGGAAGCTCGTGAAGGTGTTCGGCGGCAGCGGAAACGGCAAGGGCAAACTCCAAACGCCGCACGGCCAGTGGGTCGATGATCGCGTGAAGGACAAGCCGGTGCTCGTGGTGTGCGACCGCGCCAACGCGCGCCTCAGCCGCTTCCAGTTGGACGGCACGCCGATCGACGCCACCGAATCCGGCAAAGTGGTCCTGTTCCCCGCGCACGCGAAGACGCGCGGCGACGTGCTCCTGGTCCCCGACCTGCACGCCCGCGTGAGCCTGTTCGACAAGGAGAACAAGCCGATCGTTCACCTGGGCGACGACGCGGAATGGCGGAAGAAGGTGCTCGATGGCTTCAAGGTGCGCTCACAGCCGAAGGAGTGGCTCCCGGGCAAGTTCGTCCACCCGCACGACGCCGCCTTCGACAAGGACGGCAACATCTTCGTCGTCGAGTGGGTCAGCACCGGACGCATCACGCTGCTGAAGAAGGTGGGCTGA
- a CDS encoding sialidase family protein, giving the protein MIRLALALALVLFAFASPVFAIEPEKIDLFEADRGGYKQYRIPGIVVTKSGTVLAYCEARKSTRGDWGAIDILLRRSTDGGKTWDEPKKIADVPGPKEKNPVALAQKLANKDDVTYNNPVMIADKSGAVHLLFCLEYMRCFYARSNDDGKTWTAPVEITASAFDPIKKGYDWKVLATGPGHGIQLKSGRLLCPVWLSLGTGGHAHRPSIVTTIYSDDLGKTWKPGEIAIPHAAESVNPNESCVAELSDGTVMLNARSESKNNRRLVTLSADGATKWSKPAFDDALTEPVCVGSLLAVPGKKPLLLFSNPDNLEKAGAKAPPTPGSGRDRKNVTVRLSEDDGKTWTAKRSVETGFSAYSDLALAKDGTVLLFYERAGEKGTNYGRLTLARFGAEWIKEK; this is encoded by the coding sequence GTGATCCGTCTCGCTCTCGCTCTCGCGCTCGTGTTATTTGCATTTGCTTCGCCCGTGTTTGCCATCGAACCAGAGAAGATCGACCTCTTTGAAGCCGACCGGGGCGGGTACAAGCAGTACCGCATCCCCGGAATCGTGGTCACGAAATCGGGCACTGTGCTTGCGTACTGCGAAGCGCGCAAGAGCACACGCGGTGATTGGGGCGCGATCGACATTCTGCTCCGGCGCAGCACAGACGGCGGTAAGACCTGGGACGAGCCGAAGAAGATCGCAGACGTACCCGGGCCGAAGGAGAAGAACCCCGTCGCGCTCGCGCAGAAACTCGCGAACAAGGACGACGTGACGTACAACAACCCTGTCATGATCGCGGATAAATCGGGCGCGGTTCACCTGCTCTTCTGCCTCGAATACATGCGGTGCTTTTACGCCCGATCCAACGACGACGGCAAGACGTGGACCGCACCCGTCGAGATCACCGCGAGCGCGTTTGATCCCATCAAGAAGGGATACGACTGGAAGGTACTCGCCACCGGCCCCGGCCACGGCATTCAACTCAAAAGCGGTCGGCTGCTCTGCCCCGTGTGGCTCTCGCTCGGCACCGGCGGCCACGCCCACCGACCGAGCATCGTAACCACGATCTACAGCGACGATCTGGGCAAAACCTGGAAGCCCGGCGAGATCGCGATCCCACACGCGGCCGAGTCAGTGAACCCCAACGAGTCGTGCGTTGCGGAACTGTCCGATGGCACCGTGATGCTGAACGCGCGGAGCGAATCGAAGAACAACCGCCGGCTCGTGACACTGAGCGCTGATGGCGCGACCAAGTGGAGCAAGCCTGCGTTCGACGACGCACTCACGGAACCGGTCTGCGTGGGCAGTTTGCTCGCGGTCCCGGGCAAGAAGCCGCTGTTACTCTTCAGCAATCCCGACAACTTGGAAAAGGCCGGCGCAAAAGCTCCGCCCACACCCGGTAGCGGTCGCGATCGCAAGAACGTGACCGTGCGATTGAGTGAAGATGACGGCAAGACGTGGACCGCGAAGCGCAGCGTCGAAACCGGCTTCAGCGCCTATTCGGACCTCGCGCTCGCGAAGGACGGAACCGTGCTGCTCTTCTACGAGCGTGCCGGCGAAAAGGGCACGAACTACGGCCGACTCACGCTGGCGCGATTCGGAGCGGAGTGGATCAAGGAGAAGTAG
- a CDS encoding S1 family peptidase has translation MRPRLMTGTTVRRAFLPVVFVTFAFAAPAPAQQLRTEAPREPKYIDDDEMYKQFYDKLEELAKAGKLLAHDKLVARMKSGPAKVATTKPGDKVLAPEDVYKAAVRSVFIVGSVYPDKDGNWESGTYATAWVAAADGVLVTNWHVFEDLKPDEVFGAADRDGNVYPVTDFIGGDKTADIAVFRIAAKGLTPLPVASGHAEVGSWVGVISHPGDLFYLYTQGTVTRYSTNTNEDGKTEKWMGISAEYASGSSGAPVLSKYGAVVGMAALTLSLDAGDDGKNPARRIRALKVPKKGASRADDKKGDKKDDKPKDPAKPEPHPKGSTLQMVVKMVVPGSTVLKWIGKQE, from the coding sequence TTGCCGCCCCCGCGCCGGCGCAGCAGTTGCGAACGGAAGCGCCGCGCGAGCCGAAGTACATCGACGACGATGAAATGTACAAGCAGTTCTACGACAAGCTCGAAGAACTCGCGAAGGCCGGCAAACTACTGGCGCACGACAAACTCGTCGCCCGAATGAAGTCCGGCCCCGCGAAGGTCGCGACCACCAAACCCGGCGACAAGGTGCTGGCGCCGGAAGACGTGTACAAGGCCGCCGTTCGCAGCGTGTTCATTGTCGGGAGCGTCTACCCGGACAAGGACGGGAACTGGGAGAGCGGCACTTACGCGACCGCGTGGGTCGCCGCGGCCGATGGCGTGCTGGTCACCAACTGGCACGTGTTCGAGGATCTGAAGCCGGACGAAGTGTTCGGCGCTGCGGACCGCGACGGGAACGTGTACCCCGTCACCGACTTCATCGGCGGCGACAAGACGGCCGACATCGCGGTGTTCCGCATCGCGGCGAAGGGGCTCACCCCGCTGCCGGTCGCGTCGGGGCACGCAGAGGTCGGATCGTGGGTCGGGGTCATCAGTCACCCCGGCGATCTGTTCTACTTGTACACGCAGGGGACCGTCACGCGGTACAGCACGAACACCAACGAAGACGGCAAAACCGAGAAGTGGATGGGTATTTCCGCCGAGTACGCGAGCGGATCGAGCGGCGCGCCGGTGCTGAGCAAGTACGGCGCGGTGGTCGGCATGGCGGCACTCACACTCAGCCTCGACGCGGGCGACGACGGCAAGAACCCGGCGCGCCGGATTCGCGCACTCAAGGTGCCCAAGAAGGGCGCCTCGCGCGCGGACGATAAGAAGGGTGACAAGAAGGACGATAAGCCGAAAGACCCGGCCAAACCCGAACCGCACCCAAAAGGCTCCACGCTCCAGATGGTGGTGAAGATGGTCGTTCCCGGTTCCACAGTCCTCAAGTGGATCGGCAAGCAAGAATGA